ATTCAATGAAACTCGTAATTAATCCTGGAATCAGAACTTGTACTCATTCCATTTGTTCAGTTTCTTTTCAATCGCGCtttacaattatttttttatttggtcCTGTGAGCATGTGATGTATAGGGAGGGAATTTGGCTGGCCAGGATATATGTCAGAGAAAAGTACTGCGGATTGCAACTCTTCTATCTTCACAAGAACCCCGGATGAATGTTGTTGATATTTTACGTTGGCCCATGCTAGATCGAGCTCAATAGGCCAGAGCTGCCTAGGGTTTTGGGTTTATCAGATGTAGTCATAATTTTGGAAAAACTGTATTCACTATAAATGTTTCAACAGTAAGCAACTCTTCAGGGATTTTCAACCCCTAGTGTCTTTCTCACagtattatatattataatcaGGTTTCACATGCAAATTACGGGATTACCCTGAAACCAGGCCCTTGCTAAGGCTAATTCAGCAGACCAGTTACAATGATGAAGTGACTTTTTTTTGCAGACAGTTGCTGTTGAATTATTGGTGGACAGTCTAGGTGTACGGGGTTCACAGTTACAGAGTTGTGTTCTTGCAGTTGACTGCAGTCCTCTCCCTTCTTCTGCCACAAACATTGAACGTCTGAAGTCAGGCCTTGAAGAATATGTTCTCAAGCATGGAAATAGACTGgaaaatttttgtcaattatgCTTCTCAACTGCgtaagtttttgagaaattccaGCTTCTGTATGCTATAACCTGTTATGTTGTAGCTTTATGCCATTCAATGGACTGAATTTGATGGTTTGGAAACTCAGAGGTGTTCATATTCAGTTAAAGAAACAAAATTCTCTCCTAGTCAGCTATATTCAGGGCCATATTTCTGTTTTTCTTGTTACCATATTCATGACTTTagtttcattcattttaggTCAATTTTGACAATCGATTTCACTTCCCAATATGCAAACACTCTAAGGTTGAGTTTTCCACATACAGGAACTTTTTTGGGTTCCTTCAGTATGTATTCTCCTTAAACAAATTTGAGCTTTGAATACTATTGTTGGTAATGACACTTACGCCCTGAAGAAGCAGTTTTAGAGAAGAAAAGGAGTTTGTATTCTTTTCTGTGTCAAATCATCACTCATCTATTGCTTTCCCCTGTATTTGAAGATTAATTTGAATGATACTGGTTTGTCCtaaaaacttttttcttttggtgaCAAAGAATTCTCAAGAATCAAGTTGACCTAAAATTTTTTCCTGTACATGCATTGCTAGAATCCAAATTTAGCACACAACATGTAAACAATATAGGTATCCTATTATGGTCCAGGGAACATCTGAAGGTTGGAACTGGCATGGCTAAAAGGTCAGGTACAAGTCAAAGTAAAAGGCAGATGATGGAAGCTGTCGTTGTTATCAGTGAAACATCAGAACCAGCCTTTCCTGCCTGTTGCAGGCCCTCTGGCAAAAGAACAGAGGTTCGTCATGATCCATGTTTTGCTTCTTTGGTTGGTGCTTCTAATAAGGAGACTTAATCTTATTCGTTTTTCAAGAAATGCTTTGTAACAGTGTTGTTGCTGCAATACCCAACATGCATGTACATGTCATGCTAGTTTTGCTTAAAATTTATGAGAAAATAGGTGGGTAGGGCTATCTGACATGTTTGCAAATGCTTCGCTGGTAATTGTTGAAAATGATTGCTCTTCACAACTCAAATGATTACCATGTCCAACTCAACTTTGTCAGCCAGTATTTGTTACTTGAGGGGAGTGTGTTGTTTGAAATGGTTCTTGTCAAAGTTCTACTAGATGTGAAACTCTAGGAGGGAATGCTTatggtttcttagctttctgTCCCTTCTTTTCCCCCATTTTCTGACAACCAAATTATACAATCTATTGAAATGGGCAAAGATTTACAAAGTTTATCTTCTTAATTAGGCAACAGAAAGTGAAAAGGATTTTTATGGTCTGTCTATGACATAATGCAGCTGTCGGTGCCAAAGAAATGTAGTATGCTAGCTTAATGATGTAAAATCTCCTTCCTATGTTATAAAAAAATAAGTTGAACAGAAAACCTATTAATGCATTTGTGTTTGTCTGGGTTAACGTTTGATGGTGAATATCTTTCTTCAGGTCTTCTTTTTTAAGGACTTCACACCTTGCTCAATTCCCCAACCATCTTTGGATGCATTGACAAGCATCAAGTGGAAAGATTATGGTCTTACCCTGAAGAGGATTACTGATCAAGATGATATTGCACTTCTGGAATGGGAAAACCTGCCACCAAACTTCCACATTGACATTGCCCTCCACAGTTACCATAAAGAATATCCATTGTAGTCTGCTAAAGATCTGAGGATATTTCACCATTTATTGTGATATCTATATTTGGCATATTTTACACGCGTCTATTTCTTAACTTGATAAAAATGTCATGATGGTACCTAGCGCAGGTAACAGACAAGCAGACAAAACATTCACCAGAAAAGCTCTCAAGCTTGCGCTCGATGAACTGAAAGAAACCAATGATAAGGCTCTTCTAAGTTCTCATGCACTTAAGGTATGTTTTCTCCTCCATTAGGACCTCTGATTGTATTGCTCTTCTAGAAACGTATTCAGTTTTTCCAATAACAGCACAATGATAACCTAGACTTGACATCGGTAAATTTTACTGACAATGAAATCTTAGACTTTACGTTGGTAAATTTTACTGAACGAATTCTTATTGAGTTCCTTCGAGGCCATGACCGAATTAAATCTCAATCCTAATTTTTTATTTGGCATAACTGTTTCTAGTGGAGTGCTTTTGCTTCTAGAGGCTACTTATTTAATGACTTATGTGCATGCTTTTCATTGTCAACAGCTATTCTTAAAGACCGAATTTTTCTTTCGTCAGTTTCATCAAATTTTAAGCTAATCTAAAAGCTTGTTGCCTTTCTTCAGATTTGCAATTATGCACCTGATCTTGCGAAAACAATTGCTGGCCTAGTTTTGTCATCATGTGACATCAACTTCAAAAAAGAGTGCTTCTCTGTTCTTGGATTGCAATGCCAAAAACTCGAGGCAAGTGGCCTTGAAAACTGCATAAAGGACAAGATACTATCAGCCATAGGTTCAAATGACAGAAAGGCCCAACGAACCAGAGAACCTGCAGCtattctttttcaaaatgaatgCTTCCAGTTGGACTTCCAAGACGAAGATTATGAAGATGGTGAGGAAATGTTTAGCTCCTTAAAGTTGTAGAGAAATTTGAAGCCAAACGAATCTTGATTTTGTGACCCGCAATCTCCCAAATTGAAGTCTGAGATCGACTGTCTGCCTGTTTTTACCAGTGGCAATCTTTTTCATTTAATGCTTTCAACTATGCATTCCTTGCCACAGTGGTCTATGATATATTTCACTGATCTTTAGTGACTTTTCTCTCTAAAAATCCTGAGGACATATTCGGTCTACTATGGATTACTGGGGATAGTGGTGATCAACATTTTTCAACCCAGACGATGGGACAAATGTCAACTTCTCCCGGTTTACTCTGCTGATTCTGACATTCTGGATACTATCTCAGTAGTGGAATTAGGCCCTATATCTTCCAAGTATGACAGCTTCAGCTGCCCGTTTTCTTTGTATAATGTCAAAAATGTCattttcgaagctaaaatatcAGCATATATATTTTCATGAGACTTTCGATACACAATTAAGAAAGAGATTATTTGATTGCGATTTATTGGTGAATTACAGAGAAATTACACGCTCCTTTTCAATGCTAGATATTTATTTGGTTGTGATATAAACCAGCATTGAACTACATATATGGCCAAAGTATACGGTAAAGCATAGGATTGATTTGCACCAATGTTGGACACACACTCCCAAGTCTTTGGATTTACGCTTATTCTAAGCTGCAGAGGGAGCTGGGACGTAGGATAATGCAGGCTCAGGCATGGAGGCCATGATTGATGGTCTGGAGAAGGTCTCTTCCTCTGGGACAGGGTCTTCAGCCTTGAAGTCAAGGGAAGCATCATTGTAGACATCCCACCATTTCTGAACTAACATCTTGATATCTTCTCTGTCCATATTAGCTTCTTTGCCTGTGTACCTCCATGGTTTTGATCCCTATTTCATTGAATAATACCAGATAAATGTCATAAAAGTTAGCAAGGACTATCGTTCATTGCTGCCAATAGATAAAAAGCGTGCATATATAGGGGAATTGCATACCGCAGCGCAGTAGTGAACCACTTTAACTTCATCGAGTTCCACGTTCTCCGGATGGCGCCAAAGCATCGCTAGAACCAAATTGTACGCCAAAGAAATGGGTTTGTACGTAGTTTGGAAGAACATGTTCAAGAAATCCTGTTCCACATCCAGGTAGAAAAATTGTACCATCAGTATTTAAAACTTGGTCCGTGGTGCATGAAGTATGGATTCTAGTTCT
This portion of the Coffea eugenioides isolate CCC68of chromosome 11, Ceug_1.0, whole genome shotgun sequence genome encodes:
- the LOC113752701 gene encoding type 2 DNA topoisomerase 6 subunit B-like; translated protein: MEVSSVQNLCKHLIFCAIQRCRMSDELCRISIVLKLCPEFNPPLVRISVSDTGVGCNLKEFEALRYATNPISASKFDGVITITTTGISDNEIHTFSLNINETISSGRLTKLSSISKCGAKFSGTEAVLSTAESLNDLQSDISLFLHKMSMVKLPTVAVELLVDSLGVRGSQLQSCVLAVDCSPLPSSATNIERLKSGLEEYVLKHGNRLENFCQLCFSTAEHLKVGTGMAKRSGTSQSKRQMMEAVVVISETSEPAFPACCRPSGKRTEVFFFKDFTPCSIPQPSLDALTSIKWKDYGLTLKRITDQDDIALLEWENLPPNFHIDIALHSYHKEYPFAGNRQADKTFTRKALKLALDELKETNDKALLSSHALKICNYAPDLAKTIAGLVLSSCDINFKKECFSVLGLQCQKLEASGLENCIKDKILSAIGSNDRKAQRTREPAAILFQNECFQLDFQDEDYEDGEEMFSSLKL